The Neobacillus sp. OS1-2 genome includes a window with the following:
- a CDS encoding DUF2249 domain-containing protein: MQTYAKVINVPDFPPREKHSTIFKGFDELSSGETMMIVNDHDPKPLLYQFMMERPEQFSWEYLEEGPETWKVAISKK, from the coding sequence ATGCAAACATACGCAAAAGTGATCAATGTTCCAGATTTTCCACCAAGAGAAAAACATTCTACCATCTTTAAAGGGTTTGATGAATTAAGTTCTGGTGAAACAATGATGATTGTAAATGACCATGATCCAAAGCCGCTTTTATATCAATTCATGATGGAAAGACCTGAGCAATTTTCTTGGGAGTATCTTGAAGAAGGTCCGGAAACATGGAAAGTCGCTATTAGTAAGAAGTAA
- the ltrA gene encoding group II intron reverse transcriptase/maturase gives MNHTLKFKWHSIYGQILFDRRLKAAWEKVEANNGSGGIDGETIDSYRYHLDENLDSLLQRLRNKEYKPSPVRRHYIPKKNGKKRPLGIPNIEDRIVQQAIVNVLQPKFERDIFHKWSCGYRPNVGAERVLQIIMANIEQGYNYIFDADIKGFFDNIPHKKLMRVLNKYIADGTVLDMIWLWLKAGYMEEGKFHSTDTGTPQGGVISPLLANVYLNELDWIWAENNIRFVRFADDFLLFAKTKEDIKRAADITKRKLAELGLELATEKTKFVNFDDDDFDFMGFTFEHWRKRKKDGKPYYIAKPKESTWNDFRQKIKVKTKKTLTLSKEKWIEYVNPVIRGKVNYFLNIYKAIKANEEHGFNSSCFFKAFGKELLAIDGYIRQRLRVAMIHKHPSQRKGHAMKTKWNNEFFAIIGLIPSYWYYYHKIYGFSLESYILRMKEKQKKEQERRILKAKEKGQEYYTPDRVRKMKYAQRLATY, from the coding sequence ATGAATCATACGTTAAAATTCAAATGGCATAGTATTTATGGACAAATACTTTTCGACAGAAGGCTAAAAGCTGCTTGGGAAAAGGTAGAAGCCAACAACGGGTCAGGTGGTATTGATGGCGAAACAATTGACAGCTATAGATATCACTTAGATGAAAATCTGGACTCGCTTCTACAGAGACTGAGAAATAAAGAGTATAAGCCGTCACCAGTAAGAAGACATTATATTCCTAAGAAAAATGGCAAAAAGCGACCCTTAGGCATTCCGAATATTGAAGATAGAATTGTCCAACAGGCAATAGTAAATGTACTTCAGCCGAAATTCGAAAGGGATATCTTTCACAAATGGTCATGTGGATACAGACCAAATGTTGGTGCAGAACGTGTCCTGCAAATAATCATGGCGAATATCGAACAAGGATATAATTACATCTTCGATGCAGATATTAAAGGCTTTTTCGATAATATCCCACATAAGAAGCTGATGAGAGTATTAAATAAATACATCGCAGATGGTACAGTGTTAGATATGATTTGGTTGTGGCTAAAAGCTGGTTATATGGAAGAAGGTAAATTTCACTCAACAGATACCGGCACTCCGCAAGGAGGGGTTATTTCTCCGTTACTAGCGAACGTATATTTAAATGAACTTGATTGGATCTGGGCTGAAAACAATATTCGTTTTGTAAGATTCGCCGATGACTTTTTGTTATTCGCAAAAACCAAAGAAGACATAAAGAGAGCGGCAGATATTACGAAAAGGAAATTAGCCGAACTTGGGTTGGAACTTGCAACGGAGAAAACAAAATTTGTAAACTTCGATGATGATGACTTTGACTTTATGGGATTCACTTTCGAACACTGGAGAAAACGCAAGAAGGATGGTAAGCCATACTATATAGCTAAACCGAAAGAATCAACTTGGAATGATTTTCGCCAGAAAATCAAAGTCAAGACGAAGAAAACACTCACTCTGAGTAAGGAAAAGTGGATTGAGTATGTTAACCCAGTGATTCGAGGAAAAGTAAACTATTTTCTCAATATTTATAAAGCAATTAAGGCAAATGAAGAACACGGATTTAACAGTTCATGCTTCTTTAAAGCATTTGGGAAAGAACTACTTGCGATAGATGGCTATATTCGACAAAGGTTAAGAGTAGCCATGATTCACAAACACCCTAGCCAAAGAAAAGGTCATGCGATGAAAACAAAATGGAATAATGAGTTCTTTGCTATTATTGGACTTATCCCTTCATACTGGTATTACTACCACAAGATATATGGCTTTTCTCTAGAAAGTTACATTCTTCGAATGAAAGAAAAGCAAAAGAAAGAACAGGAAAGACGAATCCTAAAGGCAAAAGAAAAGGGTCAAGAGTATTATACTCCTGACCGTGTCCGCAAAATGAAATATGCTCAAAGATTGGCAACGTATTGA